From the genome of Arcobacter sp. F2176, one region includes:
- a CDS encoding globin: MDYKISKTTFGEKPHFELPKPLFYKELGEKGLVELFNKFYDLLVESDISNFFPQDEKELAKVKAHNVKFFIEACGGPKYYSEEVGHFDMMKAHEPFSITEKARTEWLGCMQEVLKDVKISEEAKKSFWEYLEKFSKHTVNVDTGIKLPEDIVKV; this comes from the coding sequence ATGGATTACAAGATAAGTAAAACAACCTTTGGAGAAAAGCCTCATTTTGAGTTACCTAAGCCTTTGTTTTACAAAGAATTAGGAGAAAAGGGCTTAGTTGAGCTTTTTAATAAGTTTTATGACTTATTAGTGGAAAGTGACATCTCTAATTTTTTTCCTCAAGATGAAAAAGAGTTAGCAAAAGTCAAAGCACATAATGTAAAGTTTTTTATAGAAGCTTGTGGCGGTCCAAAGTATTATTCAGAAGAAGTTGGTCACTTTGATATGATGAAAGCCCATGAACCTTTTTCAATAACTGAAAAAGCAAGAACAGAATGGCTTGGTTGTATGCAAGAAGTACTAAAAGATGTTAAAATTTCAGAAGAAGCAAAAAAAAGTTTTTGGGAATACTTAGAAAAATTTTCAAAACATACAGTAAATGTAGATACTGGAATCAAATTACCAGAAGATATAGTAAAAGTATAA